The Acetomicrobium flavidum genome window below encodes:
- a CDS encoding AAA family ATPase, which translates to MDRQYFYVEEGLPEDKGKDIARMDPEDMKSIGVQSGEFILVKGKSQVALKVFPSPTAFRGSKLIQIDSVARDNLGVHIGDAVEVSKVNPIPLKTVMLDKGGLAPDEVPPSEELKKHLLGRAVVISNKVPVLLYSGGVIALRIQGMAPSVEIGLVTKDTSIILVDQTLDSKKDRVSYEDIGGLKEEVKKVRELVELPLTRPDLFRKLGIEPPKGILLYGPPGTGKTLIARAVASDSRAYFIAINGPEIMNKYYGESEARLREIFEEAKKNSPAIIFIDELDAVAPKRSEVVGDVEKRVVAQLLSLMDGLKSRGDVIVIGASNMPELLDPALRRPGRFDREIFIGVPGTQGREEILKIHTRGMNLAPDVNLRKIAEVTHGYTGADLAQLCKEAGIRALERYMDRRETGDVTVTKEDFERALKAIEPSALREMIVEIPSVGFESVGGLADVKKSLLELVKIPLQHSEVYDEFGLKKSSFIMFLGPSGTGKSLMANAIAKEAGLNLIHVTPPMLLSHKRGIEQSVSDLFKLAKRVSPCILLFDRIDGMVAALGKRFTNQLIVELDANKEVNNIIIAIANSLENIDPSLISADRLTAMLAFNMPTLEERKEILQIIFKKIPNCNVSLDYLAEITEGLSGADLKASVERACRKVIYKMIFKGGGGVLTNEEMMEALQEINKGQEVFFNES; encoded by the coding sequence GTGGATAGACAGTATTTTTATGTCGAGGAAGGTTTGCCAGAGGATAAGGGGAAGGACATAGCCAGAATGGATCCCGAGGACATGAAGTCCATTGGGGTGCAAAGCGGCGAATTTATCCTGGTCAAAGGAAAATCGCAGGTGGCTTTGAAGGTCTTTCCCAGCCCCACTGCCTTTCGCGGTTCAAAGTTGATCCAGATAGACAGCGTTGCCCGCGACAACTTAGGCGTTCACATAGGAGATGCCGTTGAGGTATCGAAAGTCAATCCAATTCCGTTGAAGACGGTAATGTTGGATAAGGGTGGTCTTGCCCCCGATGAAGTCCCTCCCAGCGAAGAGCTTAAAAAACACTTACTGGGTCGAGCTGTAGTCATCTCCAATAAAGTGCCAGTCCTACTTTATAGCGGAGGCGTCATTGCCCTGAGGATCCAGGGAATGGCGCCTTCCGTTGAAATAGGGCTCGTCACGAAGGATACGAGCATAATACTGGTGGATCAAACCCTCGATTCCAAAAAGGATAGAGTAAGTTATGAGGACATAGGCGGCCTCAAGGAAGAAGTAAAAAAAGTAAGAGAGCTTGTCGAACTTCCCTTGACCCGCCCAGATCTTTTTAGAAAATTGGGCATCGAACCGCCGAAAGGAATACTGCTTTACGGTCCCCCAGGAACTGGTAAGACCCTTATAGCGCGTGCAGTTGCCTCCGATTCAAGGGCTTACTTCATCGCCATTAACGGTCCAGAGATCATGAACAAATACTATGGGGAAAGTGAGGCAAGGTTAAGGGAGATCTTCGAGGAGGCAAAGAAAAACTCCCCCGCCATCATATTCATAGATGAACTTGATGCCGTAGCTCCCAAGAGATCTGAAGTCGTTGGCGACGTCGAAAAGAGGGTTGTCGCGCAGCTTCTTTCGCTCATGGACGGACTTAAATCTCGCGGCGACGTCATCGTGATCGGAGCATCGAACATGCCGGAATTGCTCGATCCGGCTTTAAGGAGGCCCGGGAGGTTTGACAGAGAAATTTTCATAGGTGTTCCGGGAACTCAGGGAAGGGAAGAGATACTCAAGATTCATACCAGGGGGATGAACCTGGCGCCTGACGTCAACCTCCGAAAGATAGCGGAAGTCACGCACGGTTACACAGGAGCAGACTTGGCCCAGCTTTGCAAGGAAGCCGGAATTCGCGCCTTGGAGCGATACATGGATCGCCGCGAGACGGGCGACGTAACCGTAACAAAGGAAGACTTCGAAAGGGCGCTTAAAGCGATAGAGCCTTCGGCCTTGAGAGAGATGATCGTTGAGATCCCGTCTGTGGGATTTGAAAGCGTAGGCGGGCTTGCTGATGTAAAAAAGAGTTTATTGGAACTGGTCAAAATACCCCTTCAACATTCGGAAGTCTACGACGAATTCGGCTTAAAGAAATCCAGCTTCATCATGTTTTTGGGCCCTTCCGGCACGGGCAAATCCTTGATGGCAAATGCTATTGCAAAGGAAGCCGGCTTAAACCTAATTCACGTCACTCCTCCAATGCTTTTATCCCACAAGCGGGGAATAGAGCAGTCTGTAAGCGACCTGTTCAAGCTGGCAAAAAGGGTATCTCCCTGCATACTGCTCTTCGACAGAATAGACGGAATGGTCGCAGCTTTGGGAAAGCGGTTTACAAACCAGTTAATAGTAGAACTCGATGCTAATAAAGAAGTCAATAACATCATAATAGCCATCGCCAACTCCCTTGAAAACATAGATCCCTCTTTGATATCCGCCGACAGGTTAACGGCGATGCTTGCCTTTAACATGCCAACCCTGGAGGAGAGAAAGGAAATACTTCAAATAATCTTCAAGAAAATACCTAACTGTAATGTGTCCTTGGATTATTTGGCAGAGATCACCGAAGGCCTTTCCGGAGCGGACCTCAAAGCGTCTGTGGAAAGAGCTTGCCGCAAGGTGATTTATAAGATGATATTCAAAGGGGGAGGTGGTGTCCTGACCAACGAAGAGATGATGGAGGCGTTGCAGGAAATCAATAAAGGACAGGAGGTGTTTTTTAATGAGTCTTGA
- a CDS encoding oxalate oxidoreductase subunit delta, which yields MSLDAKKLFEEPSLIQITTWARGVLQNKDARDVVFALANAGSKEGKYVQAWENYVDLPDRVGVPVRAYARVSEEPILSKYIYENENPDVVVLTEEALVKGNDVLAGMKPGGVLIVNTKRDPQYILKFLKDTTYLGTIGCVDATGVAGYVQTLSGAEGATDASGIGVGAGAVLAGAVVKAKPFVKPESVFSSVKNEQACRYGYNEVHLMTVNTTFPAFVPAPKKQLGVDDLPFAGTVPSVNKENEKRVTGNWRSERPVWSKERCTSCLLCWASCPDAVITYKTPEAMEFNNLKYCKGCGLCAAVCPTKAITMVPELDFED from the coding sequence ATGAGTCTTGATGCAAAGAAGTTGTTTGAAGAGCCTAGTCTGATTCAGATCACGACTTGGGCGCGCGGTGTCCTGCAAAACAAGGATGCCAGGGATGTTGTCTTTGCGTTAGCTAACGCCGGATCCAAAGAGGGCAAGTATGTTCAGGCATGGGAAAATTACGTCGATCTTCCGGACAGGGTGGGCGTTCCTGTGCGTGCTTATGCTCGAGTGAGCGAAGAGCCCATTTTAAGCAAGTACATATATGAGAACGAAAATCCGGATGTGGTAGTCCTTACGGAAGAGGCGTTGGTAAAGGGAAATGACGTATTGGCAGGGATGAAGCCGGGTGGTGTCTTGATAGTAAACACCAAGAGGGATCCACAGTATATACTTAAGTTCTTGAAGGACACTACCTATCTTGGAACCATAGGGTGCGTCGATGCTACGGGAGTTGCCGGTTACGTCCAGACGCTTTCGGGAGCAGAAGGAGCTACGGACGCATCGGGTATAGGCGTAGGCGCAGGAGCGGTTTTGGCAGGAGCAGTTGTAAAGGCTAAACCGTTCGTTAAGCCCGAAAGCGTATTCTCCTCGGTGAAGAACGAGCAAGCCTGCAGATATGGCTACAACGAGGTCCACCTGATGACCGTAAATACTACTTTTCCTGCCTTTGTCCCTGCACCTAAAAAACAACTAGGGGTGGATGACCTTCCCTTTGCCGGCACAGTGCCGTCCGTGAACAAGGAAAACGAAAAGAGGGTAACGGGCAACTGGAGATCCGAAAGGCCCGTTTGGTCAAAGGAACGTTGCACCAGCTGTTTGCTGTGTTGGGCCAGCTGTCCCGATGCTGTCATAACCTACAAGACTCCCGAGGCCATGGAATTTAACAACCTGAAATACTGTAAGGGTTGTGGCCTTTGTGCGGCTGTGTGTCCGACGAAGGCTATAACCATGGTACCAGAGTTGGATTTTGAGGATTAG
- a CDS encoding oxalate oxidoreductase subunit alpha encodes MGKKRLITGVVATAEAVRLADVDVISSYPIRPYTGIMSELARMIADGELDAEFVHAEGEHAQLSVVYGASAAGARTFTGSSGVGVTYAMEVYSPISGERFPVQMAIADRTLDPPGDFGSEHTEAESCRDQCWIQGWAATPQEALDLTLLYYRIGEDPRVLLPQYACQDGYFVSHIAGEVEIPDEGQVKEFLPPYKNKHSLNIYDPMIIGAQIEPEMGPPLQYQRYLAVQEAKKVIAEAYKEFGEIFGRKYSPFVEEYMTDDAEVVIFMQGAHTITAKNVAQKLRNHGEKVGVVQLRTFRPFNTEVVRDVLSKFKVVGVVDNSVNFGIAGDGGVLLSEARTALYGLGDKTKTVGFVGGLGGEVITMEEFYKMYAKLKEIAKTGKVEKNSYWLPYEL; translated from the coding sequence ATGGGAAAGAAGAGACTTATAACTGGAGTGGTGGCCACCGCCGAAGCCGTCAGGCTTGCTGACGTAGATGTGATTTCATCCTATCCTATCAGGCCTTACACGGGCATAATGTCCGAGCTTGCAAGGATGATTGCAGACGGTGAGCTTGATGCCGAGTTCGTCCATGCCGAAGGCGAGCACGCCCAGCTCAGCGTTGTCTACGGCGCCTCTGCAGCCGGTGCAAGGACATTTACCGGAAGTTCGGGCGTAGGCGTTACTTACGCCATGGAGGTTTACTCCCCGATATCGGGAGAGAGGTTCCCTGTCCAGATGGCGATTGCCGACAGGACACTTGATCCTCCGGGAGACTTCGGATCTGAGCATACTGAGGCCGAGTCGTGCCGCGACCAGTGCTGGATCCAAGGATGGGCAGCAACGCCACAGGAAGCTCTTGATCTTACGCTACTATACTACAGAATAGGAGAGGATCCTCGCGTGTTGCTTCCCCAATATGCATGTCAGGACGGCTACTTTGTCTCCCACATAGCTGGCGAAGTTGAGATCCCCGACGAAGGTCAAGTCAAGGAGTTTCTGCCGCCGTACAAGAACAAACATTCCCTTAACATCTACGATCCGATGATAATAGGTGCCCAAATAGAACCTGAGATGGGACCGCCACTTCAGTATCAAAGATATCTTGCCGTCCAGGAAGCCAAAAAGGTCATTGCCGAAGCCTACAAGGAATTTGGCGAGATCTTTGGGCGCAAATACAGCCCCTTCGTGGAAGAATACATGACCGATGATGCCGAAGTTGTCATATTCATGCAGGGCGCACATACCATTACGGCTAAGAACGTGGCCCAGAAACTTAGGAATCACGGCGAAAAAGTCGGAGTAGTACAGCTTCGCACCTTCAGGCCCTTCAACACCGAGGTGGTCAGAGATGTGCTGTCTAAGTTTAAGGTGGTCGGAGTCGTAGACAACTCCGTTAACTTCGGAATAGCCGGCGACGGTGGGGTATTGCTCAGTGAAGCAAGGACAGCCCTGTACGGCTTGGGCGACAAGACCAAGACCGTCGGCTTCGTTGGCGGGCTCGGCGGAGAAGTCATAACGATGGAAGAATTCTATAAGATGTATGCCAAGCTAAAAGAGATCGCCAAGACCGGTAAGGTTGAGAAGAACTCTTACTGGCTGCCGTACGAGCTTTAA
- a CDS encoding oxalate oxidoreductase subunit beta, translated as MLETIKTLRDMPQEEYYVPGHRTCAGCGPALVYRLVAKAAGPNTIFVGPTGCMYVANTSYGCGPWAVPWIHAQITNGGGVASGIEAAYKAMMRKGKYTGERPHVIVMAGDGGSTDIGLQALSGMIYRGHDVLFICYDNESYANTGIQTSPTTPWGAVTTFTPSGPAVPEGKRLWPKDNAQMIAHGHPELKYLATASPAFPVDLFNKVRKGLNAEGPAYLHIQAPCPKGWQFPSSKTIEMAKLALDTGMFQLYELENGKYKISYMPKQRKPVDEYLKLQGRFKHLKPEHIEKIQNFVDQKVKAIEIEIAALS; from the coding sequence ATGTTAGAGACCATAAAGACCCTTCGTGATATGCCTCAAGAAGAATATTACGTTCCTGGTCACAGGACATGTGCCGGATGTGGCCCTGCTTTGGTGTATAGATTGGTGGCAAAGGCTGCAGGCCCGAACACCATTTTCGTCGGTCCCACAGGTTGCATGTACGTCGCTAACACGAGCTACGGCTGTGGTCCGTGGGCTGTGCCTTGGATCCATGCTCAGATCACAAACGGCGGTGGCGTGGCCTCCGGCATAGAGGCTGCCTACAAGGCAATGATGAGAAAGGGAAAATATACAGGCGAGCGCCCACATGTCATAGTGATGGCCGGTGACGGTGGTTCTACGGATATTGGGCTACAGGCTTTATCAGGGATGATCTATCGGGGACACGACGTGCTTTTCATATGCTACGACAATGAATCTTACGCCAACACGGGCATTCAGACTTCGCCGACCACTCCTTGGGGAGCGGTTACCACCTTTACGCCTTCCGGCCCTGCTGTTCCTGAAGGTAAAAGGTTGTGGCCGAAGGATAACGCCCAGATGATAGCTCACGGACATCCTGAACTGAAATATTTGGCAACGGCGTCTCCGGCGTTTCCCGTAGATCTTTTCAATAAGGTAAGAAAAGGCCTAAACGCAGAGGGACCGGCATATCTCCATATTCAAGCTCCTTGCCCAAAGGGATGGCAGTTCCCTTCAAGCAAGACGATAGAGATGGCAAAACTTGCCCTAGATACAGGCATGTTTCAGCTGTATGAACTTGAAAACGGCAAGTATAAAATATCCTACATGCCTAAACAGCGCAAACCGGTGGATGAGTATCTCAAGTTGCAGGGAAGGTTTAAACATCTGAAACCTGAGCACATCGAAAAGATTCAAAACTTCGTCGATCAGAAGGTCAAGGCAATAGAGATAGAGATAGCTGCCCTTTCGTAA
- a CDS encoding MOSC domain-containing protein — MCEGVVWAVCMSKEKGTVKEDVGEALLVEGLGLVGDAHAGFMHRQVSLLALEDIEKMQEKLPDLKAGSFAENITVKGFNTECLSVGDRLQVGEALLEVTQIGKECHSKCEIYRITGDCIMPKKGIFCAVIKGGKIKKGDRVKKLPTKDKINK; from the coding sequence ATGTGCGAAGGCGTAGTGTGGGCGGTATGCATGTCTAAGGAAAAAGGCACCGTCAAGGAAGACGTGGGCGAGGCCTTACTCGTCGAAGGCCTTGGCTTGGTAGGTGATGCCCATGCAGGCTTCATGCACAGACAGGTAAGCCTGCTTGCCCTTGAGGATATAGAAAAAATGCAAGAAAAACTCCCCGATCTTAAAGCGGGAAGTTTTGCCGAAAACATCACGGTAAAGGGCTTCAATACGGAATGTTTATCCGTCGGAGATAGGTTGCAGGTAGGCGAAGCTTTGCTTGAGGTGACACAAATCGGCAAGGAATGTCACAGCAAGTGTGAGATCTACAGGATAACAGGCGATTGCATCATGCCAAAGAAGGGCATATTTTGCGCAGTCATCAAGGGCGGCAAGATAAAGAAAGGCGATAGGGTTAAGAAGCTTCCTACGAAGGATAAGATAAATAAATAG
- the nifU gene encoding Fe-S cluster assembly scaffold protein NifU: MYTEKVMELFMNPKNVGRIEDADGIGEVGNPVCGDVMKIYLKIKDDRIVDVKFETFGCAAAIATSSMVTEMVKGKTLDEALKVTNKDVAEALGGLPPQKLHCSLLAEEGIKAAIEDYLAKRGNDNKKESGEKQCAKA, translated from the coding sequence ATGTACACCGAAAAGGTCATGGAGCTGTTCATGAATCCCAAAAATGTGGGACGAATAGAGGATGCGGACGGAATTGGAGAGGTCGGCAATCCCGTATGCGGCGACGTGATGAAGATATATTTAAAGATAAAAGATGATCGCATTGTGGACGTCAAATTTGAGACCTTCGGCTGCGCCGCTGCCATTGCAACAAGCTCAATGGTAACCGAGATGGTCAAGGGCAAGACGCTGGACGAAGCACTTAAAGTCACCAATAAGGACGTTGCCGAGGCTTTAGGCGGGCTTCCGCCGCAGAAGCTTCACTGCTCTCTGCTTGCAGAGGAAGGAATCAAAGCTGCCATCGAAGACTACTTGGCAAAAAGGGGCAACGACAATAAGAAAGAAAGCGGAGAGAAACAATGTGCGAAGGCGTAG
- the nifS gene encoding cysteine desulfurase NifS: MSRFVYLDHSATTPVDQRVIDAMMPFFAPDFGNPNSLHAWGRKARQAVDKARNQVAQLINAYPAEIIFTGGGSEADNLAIKGVAFAKKDKGRHIITSAIEHHAVLDTCNWLAKEGFDITVLPVDEYGMIRPDELERAIRPDTILVSIHFANNEIGTIEPIEKIGNICRSHGVLFHSDAVQAAGHIPIDVKNLPVDLMTMAAHKMYGPKGVGALYIKKGVKVIPLIHGGGQERGLRSGTENTAGIVGFGEAAALAAERLAKGEMEKETRLRDKLIDGVLKNIPDVILTGHRLERLPFHASFCFRYIEGESMLLRLDALGIGASSGSACTSGSLEPSHVLLAIGLPHEVAHGSLRLTLGKDTSDEDIDYVLENLPKVVESLRAMSPYGKRG, from the coding sequence ATGAGCCGTTTCGTTTACTTGGACCATTCGGCAACGACGCCGGTCGATCAAAGGGTAATTGATGCTATGATGCCCTTTTTTGCGCCGGATTTCGGAAACCCCAACAGCCTGCATGCCTGGGGCAGAAAGGCAAGACAGGCAGTGGATAAAGCCAGAAATCAGGTAGCACAGCTGATAAACGCCTATCCTGCAGAGATAATTTTTACGGGAGGCGGAAGCGAGGCTGATAACCTCGCCATAAAAGGCGTAGCCTTTGCCAAAAAAGACAAGGGAAGACACATCATAACTTCTGCCATAGAACACCACGCTGTGTTGGATACATGTAACTGGCTCGCCAAGGAGGGCTTCGATATAACTGTCTTGCCGGTCGACGAGTACGGCATGATAAGACCTGATGAGCTTGAACGCGCCATTCGCCCTGACACCATACTGGTATCCATTCATTTCGCTAATAACGAGATAGGCACTATTGAGCCCATAGAAAAAATCGGAAACATATGTCGCAGCCACGGAGTGCTCTTCCACAGCGATGCCGTCCAGGCTGCCGGGCACATACCTATCGACGTTAAAAATCTTCCCGTTGATCTCATGACGATGGCAGCACACAAGATGTACGGCCCCAAGGGCGTGGGGGCACTCTATATCAAAAAAGGGGTCAAAGTCATCCCGCTCATTCATGGTGGCGGCCAGGAAAGAGGGCTACGCTCCGGCACGGAAAACACCGCAGGAATAGTGGGCTTCGGCGAGGCAGCCGCATTGGCAGCAGAAAGGCTTGCAAAGGGTGAGATGGAAAAGGAGACGCGCCTTAGAGACAAGCTGATCGATGGAGTTTTAAAAAACATCCCGGACGTCATTTTGACCGGCCATCGCCTTGAGCGGCTTCCATTTCACGCAAGCTTTTGCTTCCGCTACATCGAAGGCGAATCCATGCTTTTGCGCTTGGATGCATTGGGAATAGGGGCAAGCAGCGGCTCGGCCTGCACATCGGGAAGCTTGGAGCCCAGCCATGTGCTTCTTGCTATAGGGTTGCCCCACGAGGTGGCTCACGGATCGTTGAGGTTGACGTTGGGTAAGGACACAAGCGACGAGGACATCGATTACGTATTGGAAAATCTGCCCAAAGTGGTAGAGTCGTTAAGGGCAATGTCTCCTTACGGCAAAAGGGGGTAA
- a CDS encoding GntR family transcriptional regulator translates to MENSSVIRPLVDVNISDKVFDVLKKAIQCGELKPGDVLIERDLAEKLGVSRTPVREAIQRLKSMGLAVQISKKAVIVARPTPKEVIDTYDVREVLEGLAAGKAVDNVTAEDISYLKKLMDDMHRCIETNDDEGLERIHMLFHERLYSLSGNKKLHQILMDLRECIKAYTHVGYSFPGRKLEAAKEHAEILEALISRNPKKAEDWARKHIERSKEAYIKELQKSKEY, encoded by the coding sequence ATGGAGAATTCAAGTGTTATCAGACCATTGGTTGATGTAAACATCAGCGATAAGGTGTTTGATGTACTTAAAAAGGCAATACAGTGCGGAGAGCTAAAGCCGGGCGATGTCCTTATAGAGCGTGATCTTGCAGAAAAACTGGGAGTTTCGCGCACGCCTGTTCGCGAGGCAATACAGCGCCTAAAGTCAATGGGGCTGGCTGTTCAGATTTCAAAGAAGGCCGTAATCGTGGCAAGGCCCACGCCGAAGGAAGTGATAGATACCTATGACGTCCGGGAGGTCTTGGAAGGGCTTGCCGCGGGCAAAGCCGTCGATAACGTTACTGCCGAGGATATCTCTTACCTCAAGAAATTGATGGACGATATGCATAGATGTATCGAAACAAACGACGACGAAGGGCTTGAAAGAATCCACATGCTCTTTCACGAACGTTTGTACAGTTTATCGGGAAACAAAAAGCTTCATCAAATATTGATGGACCTTAGGGAATGCATAAAGGCTTACACACACGTGGGTTATTCTTTTCCAGGCAGAAAATTGGAGGCCGCAAAAGAACATGCTGAGATCTTAGAGGCCTTGATATCGCGTAATCCCAAAAAGGCCGAAGACTGGGCCAGGAAGCATATTGAAAGATCCAAGGAAGCGTATATAAAGGAGCTGCAGAAATCAAAAGAATACTAG
- a CDS encoding dipeptidase codes for MNMRKACFRLCTALAVVALFVGSVSACTDIVVGKKASVDGSVMTSHTADGAFYDANVRVIKGKKFPKGSKADVFWNIIGEENYAPKKIGEIPQVEETYTYFHVGYPFMNEHGVAIGETTIPQKENLKTFYPDGKAIMTIEQLEVFALQRAKTAREAIKVIGELAEKYGFLPSCGSEGECLTITDSDEAWVFEMFSAGFMWTPESGKPGAIWAAQRVPDDCVVVVPNISRIRNIDPNDKSNFIVCKHYMEPAIENGWYNPKDGKPFVWQEAYSPLTGNDDWSLSSIWVRDRLHTLYSKLDPSREWDPYAETMSYPFAIKPAKNLSVQDVMEMLKSYMAGTPFDMTENNAWYVREGDKMVKSPLATPFMTSDQRKLLNIPYYRPVAKYDCAYSFVSQARSGYPTPLKTVLWFGYDNPNTTCYVPIYCGALDTRENWRTFDRDAFSLNSAQWAFILADDLVNKRYQDAIKDLHQVRDPLEETFFKEQKDVDAKALELSKKNLQSAKDYLTEYTKSCMEKVEKAWWNLNWTLITKYNNNKVK; via the coding sequence ATGAACATGAGGAAAGCGTGTTTCCGATTGTGTACCGCATTAGCTGTTGTTGCCTTATTTGTTGGATCAGTATCAGCGTGCACGGACATAGTAGTTGGGAAGAAGGCTTCCGTCGATGGCTCTGTAATGACCTCTCATACTGCGGATGGAGCGTTTTACGATGCTAATGTTCGGGTCATAAAGGGTAAAAAGTTTCCTAAGGGGTCAAAGGCGGATGTCTTTTGGAACATAATTGGTGAGGAGAATTATGCTCCGAAGAAGATAGGGGAAATTCCTCAAGTCGAAGAAACGTATACATATTTTCATGTGGGATATCCTTTTATGAACGAGCACGGGGTTGCCATAGGGGAAACGACAATACCTCAGAAAGAAAACTTAAAGACCTTTTATCCGGATGGTAAGGCTATAATGACGATCGAGCAGCTGGAAGTTTTTGCTCTACAGAGAGCAAAAACGGCTCGCGAGGCCATAAAAGTTATAGGAGAATTGGCCGAAAAGTATGGATTTTTGCCGTCCTGTGGCAGCGAGGGAGAATGCCTTACGATTACCGATTCCGACGAGGCTTGGGTGTTTGAGATGTTCAGCGCAGGCTTCATGTGGACTCCCGAAAGCGGGAAACCGGGTGCGATATGGGCAGCCCAGAGAGTGCCTGATGACTGCGTAGTTGTCGTGCCCAACATAAGTCGGATTCGCAATATAGATCCGAATGACAAGAGTAATTTTATCGTATGCAAACATTATATGGAACCTGCTATAGAGAATGGTTGGTATAACCCTAAAGACGGAAAACCTTTCGTTTGGCAGGAAGCCTATTCTCCGCTTACTGGCAACGACGATTGGTCCTTGTCTTCCATATGGGTTCGCGATCGGCTCCATACCCTTTACAGTAAGTTAGACCCATCCAGGGAATGGGATCCCTATGCTGAGACGATGTCCTATCCTTTCGCTATTAAGCCCGCAAAGAACTTGTCTGTTCAGGATGTCATGGAGATGTTAAAAAGCTACATGGCCGGTACGCCTTTTGATATGACGGAGAATAACGCATGGTACGTGCGCGAGGGGGATAAAATGGTCAAAAGCCCCTTGGCCACTCCTTTCATGACGTCAGATCAAAGGAAGTTACTCAATATACCTTACTATCGACCGGTTGCCAAGTACGATTGTGCATACAGCTTTGTATCTCAGGCACGGTCCGGATATCCTACGCCGCTTAAGACAGTACTTTGGTTTGGATATGACAACCCTAATACTACCTGTTATGTTCCTATATACTGCGGCGCTTTGGATACAAGGGAAAATTGGCGCACATTTGATAGGGATGCCTTTTCTTTGAATTCCGCTCAATGGGCCTTTATACTGGCAGATGATCTGGTTAACAAGCGATATCAGGATGCAATTAAGGATCTGCATCAAGTGCGTGATCCCCTTGAAGAAACATTTTTCAAAGAACAAAAGGATGTAGATGCAAAGGCTTTGGAGCTGTCTAAGAAGAATCTGCAAAGTGCAAAAGATTATTTGACGGAATACACGAAAAGCTGCATGGAAAAGGTAGAGAAGGCATGGTGGAATTTAAATTGGACTTTGATAACGAAGTATAATAATAATAAAGTCAAATAA
- a CDS encoding DUF6305 family protein, translating to MKKLARFLALGSLVCVCCVLCLSMVAIGNEIPPIKPPIIITTCGQSPGAVMVKMSIMQAQIAPVENNNTITASELKGKGYKTLIVTTGTSGKGMGAAGTNVNKEIARCKEVIEEAKKEGILVITAHVEGMARRTDSADQQSIDEIMPLGDVMLVVADSNSDGYFTKLARKYNKPLIEAKDALEIGAKLKEYVEVKK from the coding sequence ATGAAGAAACTAGCAAGATTTCTTGCGCTCGGTAGCTTAGTATGTGTATGTTGTGTGTTGTGTTTGTCGATGGTTGCCATAGGCAATGAGATACCGCCTATCAAGCCGCCAATCATCATCACGACTTGTGGCCAGAGTCCTGGTGCCGTTATGGTAAAGATGTCCATAATGCAGGCTCAGATCGCGCCTGTGGAGAACAACAATACGATCACGGCTTCCGAATTGAAAGGCAAGGGTTACAAGACGCTGATCGTTACGACAGGTACCAGCGGTAAAGGCATGGGCGCTGCTGGAACCAACGTAAACAAGGAGATCGCTCGTTGCAAGGAAGTTATTGAAGAGGCCAAAAAAGAAGGAATACTGGTGATAACTGCACATGTTGAAGGAATGGCACGACGCACCGACAGTGCCGATCAGCAGTCAATCGATGAAATCATGCCGCTTGGAGATGTAATGTTGGTTGTGGCAGACAGCAACTCTGACGGATATTTCACTAAATTGGCCAGAAAATATAACAAACCGTTGATAGAAGCTAAGGATGCCCTGGAGATTGGGGCAAAGTTGAAAGAATACGTTGAGGTGAAAAAGTAG